In Vigna unguiculata cultivar IT97K-499-35 chromosome 3, ASM411807v1, whole genome shotgun sequence, a single genomic region encodes these proteins:
- the LOC114176709 gene encoding TPD1 protein homolog 1-like codes for MKVGLKSAKARSFCMVSVASLFAMLLVRGVLIHMEGERDAGMAKMFFSKGNQTVITSRKLLQSADNGGLSHIGMVCSKEDIVIYQGEVPPLPTGIPSYTVQIMNMCATDCDIANISLHCGWFSSARLINPKVFRRMGYDDCLVNDGKPLASGKTVSFQYSNTFRYPLSVSSVVCSS; via the exons ATGAAAGTTGGGTTAAAAAGTGCCAAAGCTCGAAGCTTTTGCATGGTCTCTGTTGCCTCGCTCTTTGCCATGCTTTTAG TGAGGGGTGTGCTAATTCACATGGAAGGTGAGAGGGACGCAGGCATGGCAAAGATGTTTTTCTCCAAAGGAAACCAAACAGTAATCACCTCACGGAAGCTGCTGCAATCTGCAG ATAATGGTGGCTTGAGCCACATAGGAATGGTGTGCTCAAAGGAGGACATAGTGATATATCAGGGGGAAGTGCCCCCTCTTCCCACGGGGATTCCTTCGTACACAGTTCAAATAATGAACATGTGCGCCACTGATTGCGACATAGCAAATATAAGCCTTCACTGCGGGTGGTTCAGCTCAGCACGTTTGATAAACCCCAAAGTGTTTCGTAGAATGGGATACGATGATTGCCTCGTCAATGATGGAAAACCTCTTGCCTCGGGAAAAACCGTCTCCTTTCAATATTCCAACACTTTTCGCTACCCTCTCTCCGTTTCATCTGTTGTTTGCTCCTCATGA
- the LOC114176708 gene encoding uncharacterized protein LOC114176708, which produces MNTVKLRPELHVPISSSNPPLCVKPIKFLVLSSHAKTLKHPPSKFALSLRENRGSEEHSRRVVVLKDEKGISNSSVVIMGAVCVGILAVILTEEKALALGPEGPLVEEFWDNVRRYGLYALTVSTGALYTIFRPILDLLRNPVSAIFILALFGGSLYLMSQVLSAMVGVSEFSYDYGY; this is translated from the coding sequence ATGAACACTGTGAAGTTGAGACCAGAGCTTCACGTTCCAATTTCTTCTTCAAACCCTCCACTGTGTGTCAAACCCATCAAATTTCTGGTACTATCGTCGCACGCCAAAACCTTAAAGCATCCACCATCGAAATTCGCACTGAGTCTGAGAGAAAACAGAGGAAGCGAAGAGCATAGTCGGAGGGTGGTTGTACTGAAAGATGAGAAGGGTATTTCGAATTCCAGTGTTGTGATAATGGGAGCGGTGTGCGTGGGGATTTTGGCGGTGATTCTGACGGAGGAGAAGGCCTTGGCATTGGGCCCTGAAGGCCCACTGGTGGAAGAGTTTTGGGACAACGTAAGGAGATATGGGCTCTACGCTCTCACCGTCAGCACAGGTGCTCTTTACACCATCTTCCGCCCCATACTCGACCTTCTCAGGAATCCCGTTTCCGCCATTTTCATTCTTGCTCTTTTCGGGGGTTCCCTCTACCTTATGTCGCAAGTCCTCTCTGCTATGGTTGGTGTCTCTGAATTTTCTTACGATTATGGATACTAA
- the LOC114178738 gene encoding cytochrome P450 71D8-like, translating into MVIFPFLLLLLWFARVYYKNKITVKSVVHKLPPGPWKLPVIGNLHQLASADTLPHHTLQNLSNKYGPLMHLQLGQISAVIVSSPDMAKEIMKTHDLNFVQRPQLLCPKILAYGSTDIAFAPYGEYWRQMRKICTLELLSAKRVHSFSFLRQQEVANLIQSIQSSASSASQVNVSETVFSFLSTLVSRTAFGKKSEKEDELLCLLKKGAELTGGFDLADLFPSFKALHFITGMKAKLEDMHKELDKILENIINEHQSKHSIGDAEEENLVDVLLRVQQSATLEVPVTINNIKAVIWDIFGAGTDTSATVLEWAMSELMKNPRVMKKAQVEIREALRGKKRIGESDVNELNYLKLVIKETLRLHPPVPLLLPRECRDPCNIGGYAIPMKTKVIVNAWALGRDPKHWYDAEKFIPERFDGTGFDFKGNNFEYIPFGAGRRICPGILLGLANVELPLAALLYHFDWKLPNEMKTQDLDMTEAFGATVGRKNNLCLIPTMYNFSLNHVIAT; encoded by the exons ATGGTTATCTTCCCATTCCTGTTGTTGCTGCTCTGGTTTGCAAGGGTTTATTACAAGAACAAAATCACAGTGAAGAGTGTGGTTCATAAGCTTCCCCCAGGTCCATGGAAGTTGCCTGTAATAGGCAACCTTCACCAACTGGCAAGCGCAGACACACTCCCACACCATACCCTTCAAAATCTATCAAACAAATATGGACCTTTGATGCACCTTCAACTGGGTCAAATTTCTGCTGTGATCGTGTCATCCCCTGACATGGCAAAGGAGATAATGAAGACACACGATCTTAATTTTGTGCAGAGGCCACAACTACTTTGTCCTAAAATCCTTGCCTATGGTTCAACCGATATTGCCTTTGCTCCATACGGTGAGTACTGGAGACAGATGAGGAAAATATGTACACTGGAGCTTCTCAGTGCCAAAAGGGTTCACTCTTTCTCCTTCCTTCGTCAACAAGAGGTGGCCAACCTCATACAATCCATTCAATCGTCTGCATCTTCAGCTTCACAAGTTAATGTTTCTGAGACTGTTTTCTCTTTTCTCAGCACCCTTGTTTCAAGAACAGCCTTTGGTAAAAAATCTGAGAAGGAGGATGAGCTTTTGTGTTTGCTCAAGAAAGGAGCGGAACTCACGGGAGGGTTTGACCTTGCTGATTTGTTCCCTTCGTTTAAAGCTCTTCATTTCATAACTGGGATGAAAGCTAAGCTGGAAGACATGCACAAAGAGCTCGACAAGATTTTAGAAAACATCATCAACGAACATCAGTCAAAGCATAGCATCGGAGATGCAGAAGAAGAGAATCTGGTTGATGTTCTTTTGCGCGTGCAACAAAGTGCCACCCTGGAGGTTCCAGTCACAATAAACAACATCAAAGCCGTTATATGG GACATATTTGGGGCAGGGACTGATACTTCAGCAACAGTACTGGAGTGGGCTATGTCAGAGCTGATGAAGAATCCAAGAGTGATGAAAAAGGCACAGGTTGAAATAAGAGAAGCTTTAAGGGGAAAGAAAAGAATCGGTGAGAGTGATGTAAATGAACTAAACTACTTGAAGTTGGTGATTAAAGAAACCTTAAGGTTACATCCTCCTGTTCCTCTGTTGCTCCCAAGAGAGTGCAGGGATCCATGCAATATAGGTGGATATGCAATACCTATGAAGACTAAAGTGATAGTAAATGCATGGGCACTTGGAAGAGATCCAAAGCATTGGTATGATGCAGAGAAGTTTATACCAGAGAGGTTTGATGGCACTGGTTTTGATTTTAAAGGGAATAATTTTGAGTACATTCCTTTTGGGGCTGGGAGGAGAATTTGTCCTGGCATTTTACTTGGCCTAGCTAATGTTGAGCTTCCTCTTGCTGCATTGCTCTATCACTTTGATTGGAAACTACCCAATGAGATGAAAACACAGGACTTAGACATGACAGAAGCGTTTGGAGCTACAGTGGGAAGAAAAAACAACCTCTGTCTGATACCAACTATGTATAACTTTTCCCTTAATCATGTTATTGCCACATGA
- the LOC114178737 gene encoding cytochrome P450 71D8-like, translating into MEFQPSLMMVIASFLLLLFWLARIYKQKIKAEKLPPGPWKLPLIGNLHQLAVAGTLPHHTLQNLSNKYGPLMHLQLGQISAVIVSSPDMAKEIMKTNDLNFVQRPALLAPKILAYGSADIAFSPYGDYWRHMRKICTLELLSAKRVQSFSFIREDEVNKLIESIGACACRGSQVNVSKSVSSLVSSIVMRTAFGKKCEYEERLLCLLKEGAELAGGFDVADLFPSMKPLHLITGLKAKLEKMHEELDKILDNIISEHRSKHREGDAEENLVDVLLRIQQSATLDIPVTMDNIKAIIWADIFGAGTDTSSVVLEWSMSELLKNPRVMKKAQTEIREALNGKKRVSESEVQEVRYLKWVIKETLRLHPPGPLLPRECREACMIGGYEIPVKTKVIVNAWAIGRDPKHWYDAEKFIPERFDGTDFDFKGNNFEYIPFGGGRRMCPGILLGLANVQLPLAALLYHFDWELPNGIKPEKLDMTESFGASVGRKNNLYLLPTPYQYSLHHRLIVDSPS; encoded by the exons ATGGAATTCCAACCTTCTTTGATGATGGTTATTGCCTCATTCCTCTTGTTACTATTTTGGCTGGCAAGAATTTACAAGCAGAAAATCAAAGCAGAAAAGCTTCCCCCAGGTCCATGGAAGCTTCCTCTAATAGGGAACCTTCATCAACTGGCAGTGGCAGGAACACTTCCACACCATACCCTTCAGAATCTATCAAACAAATATGGACCTTTGATGCACCTTCAACTGGGTCAAATTTCTGCTGTGATCGTGTCATCCCCTGACATGGCAAAGGAGATAATGAAGACAAATGATCTTAATTTTGTGCAGAGACCAGCACTACTTGCTCCTAAAATCCTGGCCTATGGTTCAGCCGATATTGCCTTTTCTCCATACGGTGATTACTGGAGGCATATGAGGAAAATATGCACACTGGAGCTTCTTAGTGCCAAAAGGGTTCAGTCTTTCTCCTTCATTCGCGAAGACGAGGTGAATAAACTCATAGAATCCATTGGAGCGTGTGCATGCAGAGGTTCACAAGTCAATGTTTCTAAAAGCGTTTCATCTTTGGTGAGTAGCATTGTGATGAGAACAGCGtttggtaaaaaatgtgagTACGAAGAGCGACTTTTGTGTTTGCTGAAGGAAGGAGCGGAACTGGCAGGAGGGTTTGATGTTGCTGATTTGTTCCCTTCAATGAAACCTCTCCATCTTATAACTGGGCTGAAAGCTAAGTTGGAGAAAATGCATGAAGAGCTGGACAAGATTCTGGACAACATTATCAGCGAGCATAGATCAAAACATCGAGAAGGAGATGCAGAAGAGAATCTGGTTGATGTTCTTTTGCGTATACAACAAAGTGCCACCCTCGACATCCCTGTAACAATGGACAACATCAAAGCCATCATATGGGCC GACATATTCGGAGCTGGGACTGATACCTCATCTGTTGTATTGGAGTGGAGTATGTCAGAGTTGTTGAAAAACCCAAGAGTGATGAAAAAAGCACAGACCGAAATAAGAGAAGCTTTGAATGGGAAGAAGAGAGTTAGTGAGAGTGAGGTGCAGGAAGTGAGGTACTTGAAGTGGGTGATCAAAGAAACACTGAGATTACATCCACCTGGTCCCTTGCTGCCAAGAGAATGCAGGGAAGCATGCATGATAGGTGGATATGAAATTCCTGTGAAGACGAAAGTAATTGTGAATGCATGGGCCATCGGAAGAGATCCAAAGCACTGGTATGATGCAGAGAAGTTTATACCAGAGAGGTTTGATGGCACTGATTTTGATTTTAAAGGGAATAATTTTGAATACATTCCTTTTGGAGGTGGAAGAAGAATGTGTCCAGGCATTTTACTTGGATTGGCTAATGTTCAACTTCCTCTGGCTGCATTGCTCTATCACTTTGATTGGGAACTCCCCAATGGGATAAAACCAGAGAAGCTTGATATGACTGAAAGCTTTGGAGCTTCAGTGGGAAGAAAAAACAACCTGTATTTGCTACCGACTCCATATCAATATTCCCTTCATCACCGTCTCATTGTCGATTCACCCTCTTGA